Sequence from the Ictalurus furcatus strain D&B chromosome 25, Billie_1.0, whole genome shotgun sequence genome:
TCTGTTGACTGGCTGCCTGTGACCTTTAATGCATTTTTGTGTTCCAGTTTTTCTGAGATAATCTTAAACCATTTTGGGGTGAAGTGGCAGAAGATGACTCCATAATTGGAGACCATGATGGCTGAGATCTGGATAATGGGCCGCAGTTCATGCTGCGTGATAAAGACTGGAATAAAGCAAAGCCAAGCAAACAGATGGATGAGCATGCTGAAGACGATAGGCTCGGTCTCATGATCTCTGCCTTTGAAGGCCAACAGGAAACACACCACAGCTAGAACTGCGATGTATACATGCATCACTCCAAAACTGACCATGGATGCACCTTGGGTACACAGATGGTTCATGGTAAGTTGCTGAGTTTTTGATTCTGTCTCCTCAACGCCCGGCTGATCAAATGCAAACCAGAAGATGCAAATGAGACCCTGTATAGCAGTGAGGAGGCCTATGATGACAAATGGCTTATCTATCTTTTGCAacttgtgctgtgtgtgtggatcgTAGGCCACACAGGCAATAAAGGTGCGAAAAGCCTTCGTGAGAATGCAGGACACACACAGCGTGAATCCGAGACCGTACATGGCCTGTTGTGCCATGCAGTGATGAATGCATGGTCTGCCTAAAAAAATGATGACACCTCCAAAACTCACAATAAGCCCAAAATTCATAATACAAGAATATATTAAAGTGTCTTTGATGATGGGATTGTCtctgtgtaaaatgaaaaagacGAATGAGAATATCAGTAGCAGTATGCCGATTCCTGTTCCAATCATCACCACGATGGAATATGGGTCAGACCACTTCAAATACCAGACCTTCCACTCCTGACATTCTGATGAACCCGGGAGAGAAGAAAAACCGTTTGGACATTTATGACACGTGTCTTGATCTGTGGACAGAAAACAATGGAATGTGATAAAACTCATTAATGCCTTTTACTGAAAACAAGTACAGTATTAGTATTTGTGACTGCAATTCCTATAGTTCAGTCTCCGATTTGATTTAGTACAGAGCAGGTGGGATTCAGGATCAGAATTATACAACTCACCTGTCGTGTTAGAAAAGTATCCTTCAATACAATTAGTACAGGTATAGCAACAGGAAATATTTGACACACTCTTCTCTGTGCCAGGGGGACAAGTCTCTGAACACCTAGACAAAGGAACCTAGATGTTAAAAGAGAGGGTTTCTTCGGTTAAAATATTCACAACGCTCTGTGTTTACAGTGACTtgcatatttattcataattataCTAGGAccattatactatattatactatattatacttttcCACATATTTCTTTGTTAcaacttggggaaaaaaaatggatgcaATTGGTGATTATTAGTTAAATAATTTACACCAAATGGTCTGTAATGTCCTTTAGCTTTTTTCCATTTACATCCAGAAGATCAAAAGCATCACCACAACAacatactaccaccaccacacagTGTGGCCTGTGTTCTCAGGCAGATCAGTGTTGAATTCTGAAAGTCTGAAGTGTATACTATATGGACGTTATATAAAGTATTAATTTAAAGTTTAAATTCCATTTTTTCATATCACAGTTAAACAGATAACATAATCAATTTGACCTCACCGTGTTGTTGGACCATGGGATATTGTGCTCATAGACTTCCACATCGTTCTTGAGTATGAGGAATTTTCCCACCACATTGGGTATTCGTACATCACTGGCGTTTTTCCACATTATGAGATCATAGCCGCTGTCAAAATCACCAtcattattaaaagaatatGTCTGGTTGTCCAGGGTGAAGTTTGTCTCATGAAGAATGGCCACTAGCTGAAGgagcagaattaaaaaaaaaacatcatacatAATTCCTAAAGTCTACagaactgttgaattctggattctgcttggcaatggttaattttctataacagcaactctgacatTAGTGCCactgcaaataaaatgtttatattaatgtggaCAGTTACAGTAAGgcaatgtttatgtaacatttatgaaggagtctctagtatcagcactttgtaatagtcagCGGTAATCTGTAactttttctgacatcttcaggacagaggaggttACACTGTGAAACTCTTTTGTGTGTTATTAATGCCAACAAATAGAAAACAAGAGAGGATGGAAATGActgtatagctgctataacgtataACGTATAAATGAGAGTGTATAGCTGAGACCAGGAATAAAATTTTTCCTGGACATTACAAAATGCTTACTGTTGAAAATTGTTGTTATAAGTTGGATATACACACTTGtggatgtgctgttgtaggaaaacaattcatttattcaccacAGAAATCAGTATTTCACTGTGACAGCTCATCCCCAAGCTTGATTTTACCTTCTCTAGTGGAAAATTGGCATCTCCAGGACAGACAGAGTTGTTACATTCCAGAATTTCCTTGATGGCATGAGCTATGGCGTAGACTGCAACTCTCTGATTATATGTAGCTGTGAGATCCACAGCACTGAGCAGGAAGTCATCGTTCATCTCTTGGGGGTTGCAATCAGATGGATATGTGTTCGCAGAATTTTGACCAGCAGTGCAGTTGAATCTCATTTGCTTGTACTCCCTGATGAAGTCATTCCATGCTCCTGAACTTGGCTTCAGGTTCTGGAGATAGTCTTTAAAGCCTGGAATCTCATCAGTGGCAAATGTAAAACCTAAAATGTCTCCTACTTTGTTTATGTCCTTCATCTTCATTAAGGAGCCTGCCGTAGACCAGGCATCACTGGCTATCCAGGTACGACTAGTGCTCGTCTTAATCATCTCTTTAAAGAGCATCTCCACCACTTTTATTCTTAAAATGAGCAGCACAACCTTGGCACTAGAGGATCGAATGCGATCAGCCACCTTCTTAATGCTCTGCTCAGATGTATCAATGGTTGGTAACACTTCTTggaactctacacacacttttactttGTCTGCAGCCAGTAGAAAGTTCGCAAGTGCTGCATTGCCGTAGTCATCGTCTAGGGTCACCACTCCAACCCAGTCCCAGGAAAAGTGCCTCATGAGCTTTGCCAGTGCTTGTGTCTGGTATATATCACTTGGAATAACGCGAAAGAATGATGGGTAACGCAACTTATCACTTAGTATGGGTGCCGAAGAAGTACAACTGATCTGTCAAATGTTCAAAAACACAAATTTggacaaattaaacaaaaaacagactatTATAACAGTGCACTTACTGGACTGTGGTCTACAAAATACTAACCCCATTTTTTGTTGGGATTTtttctaaaatgcaataaaaacaaaaacctctgATTTGTCAAGTCTCTTGAACCTTTAATTAACCCTTAAAAGGATACCTCAGGTCACTAGTGACCCGGGACGTCATTCAATACCCTTccttatcttaatttttttcacattagacCCCCACCTTTGTAGGGTCGCTACTGAACTATGTAATAGTATACGTATATATTTCTGCTCAACAGTATTGAATCTCTCACGACTCAATAAGTgcaattcacttttattcctCAAGGTGGGAATGTTTATTAAACAATGATGATGTAACATGTCAATCATAATTACCCTAGACATAAAAAAAAGCGTCACAAAACTTGACCTGGTTCAGCTATTTACTGCAGAACAAGTTTGTAATCAAATAATAGCATTGTTTGATGGTggatctgatgatgatgattatgaacaGGATAATTGCCTCGAATGATCCAGATCCTGAATATGATCCAGATGCTGAAGTTACTGGGGGAAGCTCAGAAGGTGCCACATTTATTACttcatagtattttttttaggcaggggcgtaacctggcctgtgCATTaggggctgtagccctgaagattttttctttagccctgaatattTAGCACTTCGTCACTACGTAACTTCCGTAAAAGAAGATGGCGGTGTTGTGATTTTATATCTTGAGTGAATGGAcacgagaccaatcagacagggtttacaggaaaatacatggaaatactcatggctcaattctgccaaacgctagctcacacagtcagtatGAGGAACAATGTATATATGctgattttttgtgtgtttttttatacCAGTAAAGGGGTAGACACTGAAACAGCAACATCCTCTGatactgagcaggaaaacaagttctaaatgtctatatgagttccagtttatgtgaacgtGATATTAGCAGaccataaggaaagataatgtactttgcatggtaCTGTAGGAGCTACctatagcttagctgtgcctccccttggctagcgacaccaaactaacctagttagaaaagttttatattttaaagtcTGGTAGCCCTACACACAGTGAcgacacccgaggcaagttttatgataaatccaacatTTTTACCacagcttccataaaacaaatcTATGGAAGGCTAAGCTGGGCTGGagaaaatgcatggagaagaatctgggatTAGCCCCAGATAATTAACAGTTCCTGTTTTTAGGCATGAAATTATACAcgataaaattattttaattacaaaaatatgttaaatattgtaatgattttaattttgttatggtGTCTGAAACAATTGAATGAAAATGCTACAATactatttatatgtttattgacaaataaaatgtcaaaatataacaAGATAtgctgtaattattattttgtaattgttaataaaatattaatgataatcaataagtctttattggtcacaaatacattacagcatagtgaaattcttttcttcacataccccagcctgtcaggaatttggggtcagagtgcagggtcagccataataCAGCGCCCCGGAGCaaagagagttaagggcctttctcaagggTCTAACAGTGGCAGGTTGgctgtgctggggcttgaacccctgaccttctgatcaggaaCCCAGATCCACAGGAGCCACCACTGCTCCTGTTAAGACAGTTTTATACTATTAGGGCAGTTTAGAGATCCATCCGCTTTAGATATTAACTCCGGGTCGCTAACGACCCGAATGTGTAAtggtacattcacacatacagcaattttattgctgcaagtcGCCAGTCTCTATACTATGAAGTTGCCAATaggtgttcctactactggttgccatagtaacatgggtggcgcaactaacattccacttttgacaacaaaccaaacaagtctgtgtttcctgtgtgaagtgtctggcTTGGTGCTGCTCATTCCCGGGCGCTGAA
This genomic interval carries:
- the LOC128601353 gene encoding G-protein coupled receptor family C group 6 member A-like; translated protein: MGPYFCLYMLGVTLISGRLVVCDVTSSLCGAYLPGDIVIGILSSVHSKFTTFYASNRPYTPCADFNLISFVQSLAIIHTIETINNSSFLPGIQLGYLMCDPCACASKALHCVEHMLAVNGSLPVLSDYSNFSSPVKAFLGERYSELSIPVAKLLSLYMIPQISCTSSAPILSDKLRYPSFFRVIPSDIYQTQALAKLMRHFSWDWVGVVTLDDDYGNAALANFLLAADKVKVCVEFQEVLPTIDTSEQSIKKVADRIRSSSAKVVLLILRIKVVEMLFKEMIKTSTSRTWIASDAWSTAGSLMKMKDINKVGDILGFTFATDEIPGFKDYLQNLKPSSGAWNDFIREYKQMRFNCTAGQNSANTYPSDCNPQEMNDDFLLSAVDLTATYNQRVAVYAIAHAIKEILECNNSVCPGDANFPLEKLVAILHETNFTLDNQTYSFNNDGDFDSGYDLIMWKNASDVRIPNVVGKFLILKNDVEVYEHNIPWSNNTVPLSRCSETCPPGTEKSVSNISCCYTCTNCIEGYFSNTTDQDTCHKCPNGFSSLPGSSECQEWKVWYLKWSDPYSIVVMIGTGIGILLLIFSFVFFILHRDNPIIKDTLIYSCIMNFGLIVSFGGVIIFLGRPCIHHCMAQQAMYGLGFTLCVSCILTKAFRTFIACVAYDPHTQHKLQKIDKPFVIIGLLTAIQGLICIFWFAFDQPGVEETESKTQQLTMNHLCTQGASMVSFGVMHVYIAVLAVVCFLLAFKGRDHETEPIVFSMLIHLFAWLCFIPVFITQHELRPIIQISAIMVSNYGVIFCHFTPKWFKIISEKLEHKNALKVTGSQSTETVSHSDISSVYLGSSVDSLPLPSPTSPTIPGTKGVEISGWDNGLNIVDSDDSITIPRTTSPEQLIVGDDEMLDVYNVLNTESSEDTIPSTRSTRSSTRDSDMSCWDNGLNIGDSDDSIAIPRTTSPELFTIADDANSSEDTANTTITNTAKFINADSEMPIWYHRQNIVSIRRRRTRSF